AGCAAAGCATATCGGCAAACAAGGAATCAACGGTAAAGATTTAGGAATCAAGATATGATATCGAATCGTAAGAATGCTCGACGATTCAGATTTTCAAAAATTAAAATGAAACGTCATACATCTTTCAAAGACGATACAAATAAGATGATCGTTGACAGTAGACTAATTGTTCTATCCACTTAGATATGAAATTCTTCCCCGAATAAAATACATTTCGGTAAAGGGATAAAAGATACGTTCTTTGAGTCGGGTGATCTCTATGTATAAATTCCATTCTTATATTTTGCGCTTTGATATGTTTGAAAATAATTTAAACAAAACAATCAGTTTTCAAAATAAGCTCTCAATCACTTTTATGATTCTCTTCTTCGTTTCTTGCACGCCTTGGCCCGCGGCCACCGCCGCTTTTCTTAAAGACAATGTCCAAGACGACAAAGCGGCAAATTTGTTATTGGCATTCGGTCTGTTTCGCCTAATGGATGGGAATGGTGTAGGAGAAACTGGAAATTTGGGAGCGAAGCAATGGACGAGGCTTTTGGGTGGAGCCGGATTTTCCACGAGCGCAACCGGTATCGTATCCGATAGTTCAGGGAACGTCTTTGCAACGGGAAGAACAGTGGGCAATCTGGACGGACAAATCCATAGTCCGGGAACATTGGATTTGCTTATCACCAAGTATGATAGTACCGGAGCGAGGCAATGGACAAGAATGTTGGGAGGATCGTCGGGTGCGGCGGAGACCACCTCGAATGCGATTGCTTCCGATGGTTCTAACGTCTATAGTACGGGAGGCGCTATCGGAAGTTTGGACGGACTTACTCCGGCTGGTTCGTTAGATTTTTTTATTACCAAGTATGACGGTGCAGGAGTGAAACAATGGACAAGACTTTCAGGTTTAGCTTCCGCAATTACAAATGGGTTCGGAATTACTTCGGACGTGCTTGGCAACGTATATGTAACAGGAATTACGAGCGGAAATTTAGACGGGCAAGCAGTCACTGGAACAACGGATCTCTGCGTTGTGAAGTATGATAGCGCCGGCACAAAACAATGGACGAGACTTCTGGGTGTTGCTGGAAAGTCGACGACTGCGAACGGCATCGCCTCCGATAACAATGGAAACGTTTATACGACTGGTTTTACGGACGGAAATTTAGACGGGCAAACGCTCACTGGGACAGTGGATTTATTTGTGGTAAAGTATGACAGCGCAGGTACAAAACAATGGACAAAACTTTCCGGAGCGGCGGGCGCAGTGACGGTTGCAAATGGAATCACGTCCGACCGAAATGGAAATATTTATTCCACTGGAAGAACCAGCGGGAATATGGACGGACAAGCGCTAATTGGAACACAGGATTTATTCGTAGTAAAGTATGACGGCGCCGGTACAAAGCAGTGGACAAAACTTTTGGGTGCGTTAGGACAAAATACAAACGGAACTGGAATTGCGGCGGATAGTTTTGGAAACGTATATACAGCCGGATTTACAACGGGAAGTTTAGACGGTCTTGCGCTTACAGGAATTCAAGATTTATTCGTTGCAAAGTATGATAGCGCTGGGAATAAAAAGTGGGTCCGATTAACGGGCGAGGCCGGTGGAACCACGAACGGAAACGCGATTGCATCGGATCCTTTGGGAAATCTTTATGCTACCGGGGGCACCGATCGCAGCTTGGACGGAAATCCGATTACGGGCACCGTCGATTTATTTATCGTTAAATTTCATTGAATGTCGGATTCGATTTTTATTTTTGTAACTTCTTCTCTTGTTCTATTATAAGAGGGTTCTTCGAACTCTTTCACCTTACGCAAAATTCTTTTGCGGAGAAGAACCAGATCCTTTGTCGATCTCGGAACGGACCGGCAGGTTTATAAAGAAACGAGTATATTCGCTTTCCTTACTTTCGTAATATATTTCGCCTCCGTGATCTTTGACTATTCCCGTGCTTACGGAAAGTCCAAGTCCCGTTCCCTTATCTACTTTTTTCGTGGTAAAAAAGGGACTGAATATTTTTTTGGCTTCTTCTTTGGGAATCCCGATACCTCTATCTTCGATGCTCATCTGAATCCAGAGGTTCGAATCTTTTTCGAATTTTTTAGCCTTGATGACGATGATCTTATTGGAATCGTATTTCGGATATCTTTGATTGAGCGCGTCCCTTGCGTTGTTCAAAAGGTTGAGAACAACTTGTTGAATTTGTTGAGGAACACAGAACACATCGGGAAGAGAATCTTGGATCTGCATTTCAATATGAATCGTATCTTTTTTAAAGAGTTGTTCGCAGAGTGAAACCGTCTTCTGAACCACTTCTTGAAAATTCACTTTGGAAAAGACGTGTTTTTCTTGTCTCGCAAGTCTTAACAGATCTTTTGTGATCTTTGAAATTCTTTCACCTTCATCGAGAATATTACTTGCGTATTTCAGAATGGAGTCGTCTTGACTTTGACCTAAGATCAATTGTGCGTAGTTGATGATGATCGTAAGTGGATTATTGATTTCGTGGGCGACTCCCGTGGCGAGAAGGCTGATCGCTTCCAACTTCTGGGCTTGGATCAATTGAGACTTTAGTGTTTCGTTTTGTTTTTCAGCCTCGTCTAACAACATTCTTTCTTCCGCTTCTTTAAGAGCCCTTTCGATGGAGAAGTTGAGCTTGGAGATTTTGTTTTTGGAAATATAATCCGTCGCACCTTGTTTGAGAGCCTCGATCGCCGCGTCTTCGCCGAGCCAACCGGAAACAAAGAGAAAAGGAACGTTAGGATGATACTTTCTGACGATTTCTAACGCTTCCATTCCGTCAAAGGAAGGTAAAGAAAAATCCGAAAGAACCAAGTCGGGTTCGCTCGTTTGAACTTCTTGAATGAGTTCCTCTTTTGTCTGAATTTGTTTATAAGAAAAATCTAAACCACTCCCGCTGATCTGACGGATCATCAAGCCGAGGTCGTTCGGATTGTCTTCGATACAGACGATATAAACTTTTCTTTGAATCATCATAAAACGCGTTTGTTCATCAGGATCCAATAAAAACCGATTTCGGAAGCGACGTCGCTGAACTTTGTAAACTCGAGCGGTTTGACAACGTAGCTGTTCACTCCTAAACGATAACTTTCGACGATGTCTTTTTCTTCCGCGGAGGAAGTAAGAATGACGACCGGAATGAATTTTGTAAGTTCTTCGCTTCTGACTTTTCTTAACACTTCGATTCCATCAATCTTTGGCATTTTTAAATCGAGAAGAATCAACGAAGGAAGCTGCATTTTATCTCGGTCCGCATATTTCCCGGTTGCAAAAAGATATTCTAAGGCTTCCTCTCCGTCTCTTACGAGTTTTAGCTGATTTGTCAGATTATGTTTTTTTAAACTTCTCAGAGCGAGTTCCGAATCCTGCGGGTTGTCCTCGGCATAAAGAATTGAAATCAAATTATCATGTAAGTTGTGCATCGTTATCGTGAGCTCCCAGTGTGAAATAGAAACAGGCTCCTTCGTTCACTTGACTTTCTCCCCAGACTTTTCCGCTGTGTTTTTCGACGACTCTTTTAACGATTGCGAGACCCACTCCGGTTCCTTCGAATTCCTCCAGATGATGAAGTCTTTGAAACATATTGAATAATTTATGCTGATATTTCATATCAAAGCCGGCTCCATTATCTTTCACAAAAAAAACGGTCTCGCCGTCGTCGTCGAAAGATCCTATCTCGATTTTCGGGTTTTCCTTCTCCCTTGAATATTTGAAGGAATTCGATACTAAGTTAAAAAGAAGTTGTTTGAGAAGGCCCGAGTCAGCCTTAGCGGGAGGGAGTTCTCCGACTGCGGTTTGCACTTTGGAATTTGGATAATAATTGGAAACCTCTTCCAGAACCTTTTGCGCCAACTCTTTCATGTTGATCTTCGTGAATAAAATTTCTTTTCGTCCTAAGCGGGAATATTCCAAAAGGTCGTCTATAAGTTGACCCATATTCTGGGCGTTCTGCATTATGATTTCCAGAACCCTTTTTCCATCGTCAGGCAGGATATCTCCGTGGTCTTCCATTAGAATTTTAGAAAAACCTGATATACCTCGAATCGGGGCGCGAAGGTCGTGGGAAACGGAGTAAGAAAAGGATTCCAAATCCTTATTCGATCTTTCGAGTTGAGAGGAATAGTTTTTGAGATTGGCGTTCGAACTTTCAAGTAAGTCTTCCGCAACTTGTCTTCTTTTGCTCTCTTTGAATATTAGAATATACTGAAATGAAATAAAGGAGATGTTGAAAATAATCGCTAAAAAGATAAGGCCGATTGAAAATTTAAGATTGGATTCGGATTCACCTCTTCGAAATTGAAGAAGACTGAGTTCTTCTTTTTTCATCTCTTTGAGGATTGTTTTTATTCTTTCACTCAATTCGTTCCCCTTGGAAGAATGAAACGGAACGGAATAGTTCTCTGCGGATTTTAATTTTTGATTGAGAACTGTCGCCTCCATAAATTCGATTTTTTCATTCAGCAGTGGAATTGCAGCAGCGATTCTTTTTTGCTGTTCCGCATTATCCACAGTGGATGATTTCAGATTTTCCATCCTATTCAGAAGAATCTTTTTGTTTTCGCGATATCCGTCTAATATAAAAGAATCTTTATAAAGAATATAACTTCTGAGAGACGCGTGCATTTCGCTAAAGGAGGAAAGGGCTTCTTCTAAGTTGGCAAGAACTTGCTGGGTATGAGATTCCCATTTTCTAAGATCCGAAGATTGATTCATCGCATAGAATCCGGATCCGGCCACGACTACGTTGAGAATGGTGATCACAACTATTCCGAGGATAACGTTCTTTTCAATCGTACTCTTCAAGAATCCCTAAACCTTATAAAAAGAATTGAGTTTGCGCAGGACCAGAAACGTTCTTCACGTAGAATCAAATGATAAAACGCCGGTCCGAAGTTTAAAATCGAGATAACTTTTTTACTTGAATGTCTCTAAAATAGCAAGAAAAACTTAAAAATAATCAGAATCTATTGAAGATTATAGTATACTAACAATAAGTTAGGCAAGAATTTATTTTCTTTCTTCGATTCGACCGTATTCTTTCTTTTGGAATTTATATTTCTCTTTTGAAGCAGAATAGTGAAACAGGTTTTTAGAATTTTATAAAAAGGAATATTAGATTCTTATAAAATCGCGTGTAAGCTTACGAAACCTCGTGTTTTTGAATCATTCCGTTGATTTATGCCGGGATAGGAAAACGTTTTGGATGTTTTTCGTTTTTATGTCGCAAAGAATCGATACGATTATCTGCGTGCAGATTCTAAATTTGCTTTTTCGAAACAGAGCGCCATCATATCTCCCTGATCAAAAAGTTTCACGGTCGGATCGGCGAAATACTTCAGAATCTTATAAAATAGTCCCGCATCTTTTTTTGTAGTCAGCCCGCTTCCGTATGTGATGTGTTTTTTCTTTTGGAATCCTATGGACTCGCAGAGGTCGATGATTCCGGAAAGAGAATAGTAGTAGAGGTGTTCGGGAACGTTGAGATATCTCCAGGAAGGCCCTTGTATTTTTCCGAGAATTCCCCATCTACAAGTAGAAAGGATGATCCTCCCGCCGGGTTTGAGAAGTGTATAAATTTTTTCTAATGTTTCTTTCGGTTTGTGAAGGTGCTCGATCGAAGCCCACAAGGTGATTAGGTCGAATTTTTCGGAAGCGTCTTCTTTCCACTCAAGGAAATCTTTTTGTTCCACCTTGAGTCCGAGCTTCTCCCTTGCAAACTTTACGGGAGCTTCCGCGATGTCCATTCCATAGGAATCCCATTGTCTTTGTTGCATGTAGTCTACGAAGTATCCGGCCGCACAGCCTACGTCCAGACAGCGTTTGGAAGAGGACAAAGTTTTTTCCCAAGTCGCGAAGTCTAGATCTTTCAGATTGAGTCCGAAGACTCGGGAGATCTCGCTTCTTACTCCATCCGAAAAATAATTGTCATATCCTCGATCGCTTCGTTTTAAAAAATATTCTTCCGAATAATAAGAAGCCACTTCTTCGGGAGAAGGTTGTGGACTTACTTGGACGAGAGCGCAACGTTTGCATTGAACGATCTGGAAAACTTCGTTTTTATGATTGGATTTGGAGAAGAGCGGTTTGAATTCCGAGGAGCCGCAGGTATTGCAGGGGATACGTTCCATTCTTCTATTTCTATCGGGCAAAGATCCGAATCCTTTGATAGAAATTCTGCTTTACGCGGATCTTCTGCCTGAAACTCATGAAAGGACATGAAACAGGCTATAGTTCATTCCATTCTTTCCTTTTTATTTTTGATTTCTTCCGCACTCCTTGCCGATCCGCAAGCAAACACAACGATTAAGATCAAAGCGGTCGGGGACATGGTGCCGGGGACTAACTATCCGGAACCTCTCAATATTCAAGATCCTAGATCTTTCCTTTTTGGAAAGGTGGAGAATCATCTCAAAGGTGCGGATATTCTTTTTGGGAATTTTGAAAGCACTCTCACCACTTATCCGAATACATCAAAAGACACTTCCAGAAAGATGATCTTTGCGTTTAGAACCCCTCCATCCTATGCGAAGGTTTTAAAAGACGTCGGATTTGATATTTTAAGTATTGCTAATAATCATTCTTTGGACTTTCATCAACAGGGTTTTGACGATACTCAGAAGAATCTTTCCGATGTAGGTATTCGTTATACCGGCAAAAAGGGAATGATCACTTATATGAACGTAAAAAACGTTTCAGTCGCTTGGATCGGATTCTCACATCTGAAGTCGCATAACAATGTGAACGAAATCGAGGAGGGAGTTGCGCTTGTAAAGGAAGCAAAGAGAAAGGCTCAACTCGTTTTTATTTCCTTTCACGGCGGTGCGGAAGGCGGTCCCGCTCTTCACGTCAAAAATCAGATGGAACGTTTTTACGGAGAATACAGAGGAAACCTTGTCGAGTTTAGTCATTCTCTCATCGACGCGGGAGCGGATCTCGTGATCGGTCACGGTCCTCATCTTGTGCGCGCGATGGAATTGTATAAGGGAAGATTGATCGCTTATTCGCTCGGTAATTTTATGGGTTACAGAGCTCTTTCTTCTCGCGGAATCGTGGGTTATTCTCTTGTTTTAGAGGCGGAAGTGGATTCTCAAGGGAAGTTTGTAAAAGGGAAAATTATTCCTTTGCAATTGGATTCAGCTTCGATTCCGGAATACGATTCTGAAAAAAAGACGATTGATCTTTTGAGAAAATTAACAAGAGAAGATTTTCCTTCGAAGGGACCGAAAATTTCCGAAGACGGAGTGATTTCACCGGGAGCATAAAAGCCCGGTTTTCGAATCGGATTTTACGAAATCCTCCATCATTTTGGGATTTCATTCCGATTTTTCTTCCAGAACTTATACCTTTGGTCGAGATTTCGACGAAAGGTATAAAATCTTTTCTCTTGCTCCCTGGATCTACACCCTAAATTCTGGACTCGTAGCTTGTTCATCCTCTTAAATGAGGAAGGGAATCCGGTTTAATTCCGGAGCTGAACCCGCAGCTGTAATCACCTCCAAAAAGTTTTGTCAACGAGGCCACTGTGTTTCACGGGAAGGCGGCAAAATCGGTGAGAGCCAGAAGACCTAACAAGCCACAACAAACTGATAGGACTTTCGGGAGCTAAAGTCGGGTTTGAAAAATAGCTCCAATTTTTCTTTCCCATTACTCCGTACCGCGTAAAAAATGGGATCAAGCAATTACATTCGATATTTAGAATATTCTAAAATATTACTATTTTTTATTTCAGCGGCAGGCCTTTACGCTCAGGAGAATCCTAATTCTCCAAAAACACAAAAGGCTGAAACAGTTCAAGTTCTCGGAAAGGCTCCCGAGTCCGGTTCCCAGAATTTTCGTTCCAATCCGAGCGGTTTTCAGACCGCGATCAAACTGGATGAAACCTCGGCGCGTTATACGTCTTTGCCCGAGGTTTTGGAAAGAGAAGCTGGACTTCGGGTTCGTTCTTTCGGAGGTCTTGGTTCTTATTCCACGCTTTCGATTCGAGGGACCAATCCGAATCAGTCTCGGATTTATTTGGACGGAATTCCTCTCAACAATTCGCAAGGGG
This is a stretch of genomic DNA from Leptospira tipperaryensis. It encodes these proteins:
- a CDS encoding SBBP repeat-containing protein; this encodes MYKFHSYILRFDMFENNLNKTISFQNKLSITFMILFFVSCTPWPAATAAFLKDNVQDDKAANLLLAFGLFRLMDGNGVGETGNLGAKQWTRLLGGAGFSTSATGIVSDSSGNVFATGRTVGNLDGQIHSPGTLDLLITKYDSTGARQWTRMLGGSSGAAETTSNAIASDGSNVYSTGGAIGSLDGLTPAGSLDFFITKYDGAGVKQWTRLSGLASAITNGFGITSDVLGNVYVTGITSGNLDGQAVTGTTDLCVVKYDSAGTKQWTRLLGVAGKSTTANGIASDNNGNVYTTGFTDGNLDGQTLTGTVDLFVVKYDSAGTKQWTKLSGAAGAVTVANGITSDRNGNIYSTGRTSGNMDGQALIGTQDLFVVKYDGAGTKQWTKLLGALGQNTNGTGIAADSFGNVYTAGFTTGSLDGLALTGIQDLFVAKYDSAGNKKWVRLTGEAGGTTNGNAIASDPLGNLYATGGTDRSLDGNPITGTVDLFIVKFH
- a CDS encoding sensor histidine kinase, producing the protein MMIQRKVYIVCIEDNPNDLGLMIRQISGSGLDFSYKQIQTKEELIQEVQTSEPDLVLSDFSLPSFDGMEALEIVRKYHPNVPFLFVSGWLGEDAAIEALKQGATDYISKNKISKLNFSIERALKEAEERMLLDEAEKQNETLKSQLIQAQKLEAISLLATGVAHEINNPLTIIINYAQLILGQSQDDSILKYASNILDEGERISKITKDLLRLARQEKHVFSKVNFQEVVQKTVSLCEQLFKKDTIHIEMQIQDSLPDVFCVPQQIQQVVLNLLNNARDALNQRYPKYDSNKIIVIKAKKFEKDSNLWIQMSIEDRGIGIPKEEAKKIFSPFFTTKKVDKGTGLGLSVSTGIVKDHGGEIYYESKESEYTRFFINLPVRSEIDKGSGSSPQKNFA
- a CDS encoding response regulator; the encoded protein is MHNLHDNLISILYAEDNPQDSELALRSLKKHNLTNQLKLVRDGEEALEYLFATGKYADRDKMQLPSLILLDLKMPKIDGIEVLRKVRSEELTKFIPVVILTSSAEEKDIVESYRLGVNSYVVKPLEFTKFSDVASEIGFYWILMNKRVL
- a CDS encoding sensor histidine kinase → MKSTIEKNVILGIVVITILNVVVAGSGFYAMNQSSDLRKWESHTQQVLANLEEALSSFSEMHASLRSYILYKDSFILDGYRENKKILLNRMENLKSSTVDNAEQQKRIAAAIPLLNEKIEFMEATVLNQKLKSAENYSVPFHSSKGNELSERIKTILKEMKKEELSLLQFRRGESESNLKFSIGLIFLAIIFNISFISFQYILIFKESKRRQVAEDLLESSNANLKNYSSQLERSNKDLESFSYSVSHDLRAPIRGISGFSKILMEDHGDILPDDGKRVLEIIMQNAQNMGQLIDDLLEYSRLGRKEILFTKINMKELAQKVLEEVSNYYPNSKVQTAVGELPPAKADSGLLKQLLFNLVSNSFKYSREKENPKIEIGSFDDDGETVFFVKDNGAGFDMKYQHKLFNMFQRLHHLEEFEGTGVGLAIVKRVVEKHSGKVWGESQVNEGACFYFTLGAHDNDAQLT
- a CDS encoding class I SAM-dependent methyltransferase encodes the protein MERIPCNTCGSSEFKPLFSKSNHKNEVFQIVQCKRCALVQVSPQPSPEEVASYYSEEYFLKRSDRGYDNYFSDGVRSEISRVFGLNLKDLDFATWEKTLSSSKRCLDVGCAAGYFVDYMQQRQWDSYGMDIAEAPVKFAREKLGLKVEQKDFLEWKEDASEKFDLITLWASIEHLHKPKETLEKIYTLLKPGGRIILSTCRWGILGKIQGPSWRYLNVPEHLYYYSLSGIIDLCESIGFQKKKHITYGSGLTTKKDAGLFYKILKYFADPTVKLFDQGDMMALCFEKANLESARR
- a CDS encoding CapA family protein, which gives rise to MKQAIVHSILSFLFLISSALLADPQANTTIKIKAVGDMVPGTNYPEPLNIQDPRSFLFGKVENHLKGADILFGNFESTLTTYPNTSKDTSRKMIFAFRTPPSYAKVLKDVGFDILSIANNHSLDFHQQGFDDTQKNLSDVGIRYTGKKGMITYMNVKNVSVAWIGFSHLKSHNNVNEIEEGVALVKEAKRKAQLVFISFHGGAEGGPALHVKNQMERFYGEYRGNLVEFSHSLIDAGADLVIGHGPHLVRAMELYKGRLIAYSLGNFMGYRALSSRGIVGYSLVLEAEVDSQGKFVKGKIIPLQLDSASIPEYDSEKKTIDLLRKLTREDFPSKGPKISEDGVISPGA